The Juglans regia cultivar Chandler chromosome 1, Walnut 2.0, whole genome shotgun sequence nucleotide sequence CTCAAATTTTCATCTGAATCGTGCATTCCTGTACACATGAAAGTTACCTCAAACATTACATATAAGATACAGCAGCTAATGCAACAAACTACACTGATATTTATCTTGACGTACATGTATTAATAATGCTTTAAGAACTTGGACCGATAAATAGATATGACGTCATTAAGAAAAGTTGGatattatcaaataatttcCACGAAACTCACAGAGAGACAAGTAGTAGTACTGTCGGTTCTGAGATTAATAATTTGATTACCTCTTGAAGCAGCATTTTCATGTTGAGGAGCAGCGCCCTTGGAAGGATCAATGACACCAAAGTCCGTTGAGGAAGCTGCATTAACTGCATGTCTCAGGTTCCCTTCCGAAACTGGAGACGCACTCGAGCTCCAAACAAACATGTGAAGCTCCTTGTTAGGCACTGCACCACCGCCAGAACTATCCTTCTTCCTTAGGCCACCACTAGTAGACCCCGACAACATAGGGTTTGGAGGCGGGTACGATGAAACGAAACCGCCATTAAACAACTCACCGCTCATGCTCCGTCCTCCCGGCCTCTTCTTCCCAATCTTAAACATCTCCTCGTCAAAATTTGAAGCCCTTGGTGTTGCTCCTTTTGAAGACTGCAATGAGTAAACATCGCCGCCTAAACCCCCTTGGAAACTATTTGTGTATCCATGTTTTGGACTGGGTGCCTTGCTAGCAAACATGGCATAAAAATCTGTCTGGTTAAAGCTGGAAGCCCTTGGCGTGGGTTCTCGAGAAGATTGTACCGAATAGATCTCAACACCGGTGAGGTTCGATGCCCGTGGGGTCATGGAAGTTAACGAGTTTAGTCCATTGGATTTGCTGAAAGAAGAAATCATAGATGCTGTACCCGATCTTCTTACCACTACGTGAAGCTTTCCATCGTCACCGATCTCAGCATCAGCCTGCAATGGCTCACGACCGTTTAGTGACACAACGTCTGAATCAACTTTGAAGGAGGTGATGGATCCAGCAGTCTCAGGGAATTGCTCAGCAATGAGGAGCTTTGCACCTCTGAACTCAAACAGGAAGAGCATGAGAGTATACCAAATTATACTCTGCAAAACCACAATCTGGACCATAAGGTCTCCCGAGAAATCTCCATACATGGCCTTCAAGAGTGGGATTCCCATGACAAGTGTGTTTGGGAGGGTGGAAAGTGAGAACAACGTGATCATCCACTCAAGATTGCCATTTTTGCTGAAGGTTTGCCACAGAAAGAGAGCAGTAAGAACGACGATTTTCTGGAGGGAGTCAGCTGCAATGAATCGATAGTTCATGGCATAAGGGTCATTGGTAGAAATGAAATGGAAGGAAAGCAATGGAACTGCAAACACAGCCACAAAGCGGTTGATGCCGGAGCACTGGTCAGGTGTAAAGATTTTCCACCACTTGACGGAGCCATATGCTAATAGCATTGCAACATACAAAGGCACAATGGCCGCAAACACATCGTACATGTCCTTTCCAGTAATCATGGTTAACTGGACAAAAGAAGCGCACACAcattcagagagagagggaagagagaagaaagagtgaGATGGTTACATCCTCTCTTATAGAAGGGaattccgttttttttttttttacattattttgaattaatattgGTGCTCGGCAAGAGCTTCgttaaataacttaattttaatGGCTTTTGTGTGAATGACGAAATGGGATTGATGCAGGAGCAGCCTCGACAACAAAGCAGAGATAAAATGTTTTTCAAATGTGAACCTGTCgtgagaaggaaaaggaaaattaaaaaaaaaaaaatggcaggGAAATAAAAGTAATGGATCGGAGATTAGATTTTGGGTTAGCATGGATATATATGTCTTAGATCTTACGTACATGACTTTCTATATAATGCAGATAAACCTTATTCCTCGCCACTCTACTCGTTTTATGCACATGAATTGAGCAGTTGTGGCAGCATGATTCTCTCGCTTGCGGGAACTTGGGCCTTGActtgagattattttatttgtttccttcaatatataattttaattgcagAAACATATTCAGCAAatggaaaacaaagaaaaacaatgtCAGGATGAACGCATTCTTTacttttcctatatatatattttttttaagaaaaagtgtcgtcatcattcattcatcaagaaACCTACATTCCTGAGCGGAAACATTCTGAAATATCCTCATATCAAACTAATGCATTTGGAGCTTCACCAAtacactatttctttttatgatcCGTATGGTCTTCATTACTGCTGATATTCTCTACAGATAAACGTCCAAGATATATCCCATAATTAAACTACTTAATTTTCACaacaataaaattgtttatatgGACTAAAATCCAAGTTACTGTAGATAAATCATCTATGTCAATAAGAACGTaagcttaattatataaatatatatatatattctgaattTATAGATTGACTTTAATTAGCTATCAATAACTTTCTCGAATATTAAGTACAAGAAATTAAACGGCCACTCagctcaaattattaaatttttttcattttctattatattttatcattcagAATTGATCTTAAAAAGTGATTTACTTCTTCAAATTGAATGTTGAAGATTTATCAAATCAGCATTTAATACTTCTACCAAgctaatatttatcaatattgaTCATAGTTAGCATATTTTAAAAGTGACAGTTGAAAGTTGAGAATGAAATGCAAGAATGCCAGCAAAGCAGTCATGACTCAGCACAATTGAACTGTCAGCAACCTCAAGGGAAATGCCAGCAACTCCAGAAGGGTCTAGAAGAAAGTGGAAGCCACAGGAAGGACCACAGGAGGCTGGTATAATCTAGAGACTCCAACACCTGGATATTGATCATTCCCATGcatgcaaaattaaaaatgttcggAAGGGTGGAGATTGAAAAATTGGTGATGTTAATTCCATGCACTAGCAGTCCAGGCTGCCATTAATTTGTACTGACGATGCATGGCAGCATTAATACCGTTAATATCATGCTTCAAAGGCGTCAAAGAAATGCAAGCATGCAAGAACACATGATGACGTGCACATGAATATATTTCCTAGAGTTCCGAATATTAGAGATTACTTTAAAGTAACAGAgatataaatacataaagtatgattgatatatatatgacGTGCAAGCGtcgtatagtcattttaaaaaaaatgaataaatatagaatttacataaaaataaataatttttttaataatagattctattttttttaaagttactATACAGTACTTGcacactctacgactgtatataacattacttttcatgcatatatattattctcTCACTTTAATTAATCCTACAATTGATTaacaattctaaaaaaatacatattcaaattcaaatttcaattttaaattttgcatgtttcatttcaaaacatgcaaaatttgTACAACCTTCTGATTAGAGCCAAATCCAACACGGATATACATGCGAGCTAGCTACTTGCTGCAGAACGGCTGGTCCGCACTTGtgtccttttttttctctttctattttttcctaCTCAATAAGTTaatgtttctttcattttctttttgattttttacataaaaaaataaaatgattttaaaataacacTAACCCACTATTTCGTATATATCTTCGTgcagatctttttttttttttttcctaagcttctttcttttgtttgtaaGAGAGGGAACCGGATGCAAAATGATATTATACATACGTTATTTTTCACAACAttgatatcattttaaaaatatttttgtaaaatatcttataacaataatattattttataaaaatattcttattttacagaATAATATTAGGtataagtctcaaatagataaattatgtGCGAaccctttgtaaaaaagtaagtctcactaaaaaaaaatattttttttatactttttcaagatggatctatttttttataaaatttttaacgtgatttatctatttaaagtttatataaatttattttctattttacatgagcatatattataaaatatattgtgaaatatattgtataaatatcatttatttttaaaaatatttttatttgaaaaattttgtccATAAGCTTTCCCAGTTTcccttttaaaataatttttaaaactttaactctttttttaaaaaatacttctaagTGATCTCCAAAAATGAAGTGACGTTCCAGAGACTTTCCTTGTGGCGGCCGGTACAGTGGAGAGAGCCAGGCCTGTGATCACCCATACATGCATCTTTGAAAAGAATATATTCATGGGGGGATAATTTTACCTTGTGGTTTCCTGAGAGTTCCCACTTAGGAAACTAGCCTCCACTAAGattatctttttcttgtttatttttataaataaaatgagatgaattgatattaaaattaaaagttaaataaaatattaataaaaaatatttttttaatattatttttattttaagatttaaaaaaagaaaattatttattttattttatgtgaaaatttaaaaaagttataaggaTTAGATAAGTTgtgaggagttgtgaaaacaaatgaaatttatcccatatgataaggataagagtgTGTTGTATATGAGATTCCATATTGCTTGGAAAGAAGAAGTTCATACTCTTTATAAGGTATTAATAgagttccaattgtatcattgactagtccttttagagtatagaccatgtgatTTGGACCTTTTATTGTTTCGTtataaatggtatcaaagcTCATCCCAATCAGAAGTGTGAGACTTGAACCATGTCAACTACAACGGATAGGCCCGTCTGGGATGTCGGGAGTTTAAGGGAGGAGATTGTGATAcatcatatgataaggataaatggtaagtggtgtatgagatctaacattgcttaagaatgagaagttattgtttttaaaaaaattttaataagactccaattgtatcattgattagtcattttgaaatataaatcaTGTGATTTAGGTATTCTATTGGGACATTACAAAGCCTAAGCGATCTCCAAAAGTGAAGTAACATTTTGACTTCAAAGTTTAAATCTGACATGGTCAGGACCACGTTAGGGGCACCTCTGGAACTTATGCACCCACGACCgttccatataattttttaatagaaaaatttttctcatcagtcattatttactATCCCACATCATATatcttgtgaaaaaaaaattatagatagaatgtataaaattcattttttcaatatacAATTAATGCAGAGAATTTCCGAGTAGCAGCCGGGGAAGTAGAGAGAGCCAGACCTCTGATCACCCATACatgcatatttgaaaagaatatatTCACGAGGATAATTTTACCTTAAACCGGCCTCCACTAAGATTATCctttctcaaatttgttgtcTCACACCCACACCgtcacacatatatatgtttaaaactaAATCCAAATAGATTGATATCATGgctgatatattaattattaaatttatattggTCCACTACCTTCATGGAATATCAATCTCTTTAGAGATCCTAAATATCTCAAAGATCCGAGCCTTGGGTGGAGCAAAGCAAAGCATACACCTTTTTTCCCCCACTCattattcatttcttattcCTCTCTcctcaagaaaaatgatatagttTACCACTAAATTacaattaaacattaaaaaaataaattttcttttattttgagctACTCATGTGttgttgaattaaaatttaagcCGGCCCGGTTCGATTAGTACCCCAAGGAGGATCGGTTCAACTTATTGGGCCATTGACTTAATCCGGATAGTTGTTTTCCCACTCATTGAACATTAGATAACCCCCACGTGTCCGAAACTAGAATAACACACGTCAACCGTTTTGACATTACTAAGCCCTAAAGGAAtttttatttctctaatttttgttattCTGTGGTCAACTTCGATGAACTCCATGTAGCGGTGGGATCAGTAGAGACTCATCCAACCGCCACAAATGGCTCACGGCAACGTCAAGATGAGGATAATGATAAAGGAAATATACAAAGTCGGTCAACAGTTTCactgatttttattatttatttttgtaactaaaaaaaaattaaaaaaaatgtagttttatttaatatgcGTCCGGCATTAATGTGCCAACCAGTCAATTtctagataaaaataaataaacattttcgTTATTGCAGCAACGTAGACCAACAACGACGTCATGCAAAGCTCTTTGATCCAGAAAACATTTCCATTGTAATTtctagtaaatttaaaaaataaaaaataaaagaaaaaagcaaggTATGAAAGCCCCAAGGAGTAGTACTGTACAAGTCTTGGATTAAcccaaaaagaacaaataatagtgaaaattaaaggaaattgCTTTTGACTGTATCATAGGAGTTGGAACCATGGTTTTGAAATTGGGAGACAGAACTGGCTTTGCTTTGTTCCATTTTCACGGTAAAACATTTGCCAAAAGACACGTCTGGGTGAACTGCGGGGAATCCAAACTTGTTGACCTTCTGCTACATTTACATACACATACATAGATCTCGAGATAGAAGGATATGCCGTTGATTATACGATACCCaactttattcattttttagtAAATTGCATTGATCACATCGGCGAAATTACGGGTCAATGTCCATCTCAAGTATGACAATTCATCGACGACTTTTCAAAAGCCAACTCAAATTTACTGTGAAAGATTCAAAGGCCAGCCAGCGcgtatttattttatactaatttCTCTTCCTCCCCCTTTCGTTTTTCAAACCTTGGGCGGGACCCACCACCAACTCTCCCTTTTGACCTTTACAGTAACCTAATTcttcctctcctttttttttttttttttcaagaataaaTAGATTTCATTAAAGTCCAACTAATCTCCATCCATCCATGGATTGACGAAATCTCTTTGACTTTGCATCCTCCGTCTCTTTTATAACCACCCCCTCTCCCCCCACTCTCTTCTCCTCACACCATCTCTTTACTCCatattcctcttcttcttttcttctagCTTCTCTGCTTTCGCTGTGGTTCTTTCTGATCTTCTGCTATGGCGATAGATCTGGTCCCTTACTTCAAGATGGAGGATCCGATGGCTATACAAGAAGAAGCATCGGCTGGGTTGAAGAGTATGGAGCACCTGATCTGCCTACTCTCCCATCAAGCCCCTCGCGATAACCACCTCAACCACCTTGACTGCCGAGAAATCACCGACTTCACCGTTTCCAAATTCAAAAAGGTAATCTCCATCCTAAACCGGACTGGCCACGCCCGGTTCCGCCGCGGACCTTCGAACCCTCCTTCTTCTTATAGCGGACCGACAAACCCCGTCGAACGCCGTTCAGTCCCAGATCCGGTCCGGCCTCAGATACAGTCCCAACAACCTCAGACCATCACGCTTGATTTCTCGAAACCTAGAACTGCTTCCGGGTCGCGACCGGTGTTGTCGGTAAATCAGCAGTCGAAGGAGAGCTTCAGCACATCTCCACCTGTTTCCTCCACGACCTCGTCGTTTATGTCATCTGTTACTGCAGACGGCAGCGTTTCGAATGGTAAACAAGGTTCCTCGCTCCTAATAGCTCCGACCACCACCATGTCGGCCGGGAAACCGCCTCTTTCTTCGTCTCAGCGTAAAAAGTGCAGCGTGAATCATTCTCTCTCTGCTGCGAATATCTCCTCGTCTGACCGTTGCCATTGCTCCAAGAAAAGGTAGGCAtcggaaatatatattttaccaaTAATTTTGATGTTGAAACTTTCAGGAATTTACAAGTAATTCGTTTTACTAATCTACATTTTTTTCTGCGTTTTTAGGAAATCCAGAGTGAAGAGGGCCGTCAGAGTTGCAGCAATAAGCTCGAAGATCGCGGATATACCGTCGGACGAGTTCTCGTGGAGAAAATACGGTCAAAAGCCGATAAAGGGCTCACCTTACCCAAGGTATTATCATATCTTCTTTCACCACCGAAGAATCGTAGATCATGTTGGGATGTGTGGAAGTCAAAGACGAATCTAGTGGCACACGCGAGacgttaaagtatttttctaattatttgttattttttaaattgtgcAGAGGGTATTACAGATGCAGTAGCGTGAAAGGGTGCCCAGCGAGAAAGCACGTGGAAAGAGCACAAGACGATCCAAATATGCTGATCGTAACATATGAAGGAGAGCACCGTCACCCGCATCCTCCGATTCCGGCTGCGAATTTCGCCCCTCAGTCGTCGGCGTGAAATGGACGTTGGGGACCAGGACCTGAAATTGAAATCCCCATCCTCCTTTATCGAACGGCAGGCAAGTCTGTCACCGGAGACCGTTGACGGTAATTTTGCAGTTGAAATGGTCAAAAGATtcgaaggaagaaagaaaggaacaAAGTCAACTGTACTGGTTGGAAcggcttttatttatttatttttgtaaagttgCTTAAAATTAGGGGACTACAAGATGAAATTAAATACTagcattgttttttttatctcgTGTGTatagaaaattggaaaaaaatcaAACGATAACTTCAAAATCATGCGTCTCATACGCACACAACGCAAATGTTAATGCTCGTAGTGATAATAAATGCGTAAAATTTTGACTCTGCGATTGGAAAGTGTGGTGGGGCCCAAAGCGTGAGCGTCGGTTGGGGGCAAGGGGAATCAGAATTTCTGTAGTGGCGCGGTTTCACGTGCATTGAGTCAATGGGAGCCAAAGCGGGTGGGTCCCATGCCAGCTATTTCATTTTAAGTTTGTCC carries:
- the LOC118348327 gene encoding probable WRKY transcription factor 17 encodes the protein MAIDLVPYFKMEDPMAIQEEASAGLKSMEHLICLLSHQAPRDNHLNHLDCREITDFTVSKFKKVISILNRTGHARFRRGPSNPPSSYSGPTNPVERRSVPDPVRPQIQSQQPQTITLDFSKPRTASGSRPVLSVNQQSKESFSTSPPVSSTTSSFMSSVTADGSVSNGKQGSSLLIAPTTTMSAGKPPLSSSQRKKCSVNHSLSAANISSSDRCHCSKKRKSRVKRAVRVAAISSKIADIPSDEFSWRKYGQKPIKGSPYPRGYYRCSSVKGCPARKHVERAQDDPNMLIVTYEGEHRHPHPPIPAANFAPQSSA
- the LOC118344036 gene encoding auxin efflux carrier component 2-like, coding for MITGKDMYDVFAAIVPLYVAMLLAYGSVKWWKIFTPDQCSGINRFVAVFAVPLLSFHFISTNDPYAMNYRFIAADSLQKIVVLTALFLWQTFSKNGNLEWMITLFSLSTLPNTLVMGIPLLKAMYGDFSGDLMVQIVVLQSIIWYTLMLFLFEFRGAKLLIAEQFPETAGSITSFKVDSDVVSLNGREPLQADAEIGDDGKLHVVVRRSGTASMISSFSKSNGLNSLTSMTPRASNLTGVEIYSVQSSREPTPRASSFNQTDFYAMFASKAPSPKHGYTNSFQGGLGGDVYSLQSSKGATPRASNFDEEMFKIGKKRPGGRSMSGELFNGGFVSSYPPPNPMLSGSTSGGLRKKDSSGGGAVPNKELHMFVWSSSASPVSEGNLRHAVNAASSTDFGVIDPSKGAAPQHENAASRGMHDSDEN